A single window of Sphingobacteriales bacterium DNA harbors:
- a CDS encoding PspC domain-containing protein, producing MNKTYNINLAGQSFTINDDAYELLIEYFNSIRNYYQNEDGKDEIIQDIEARFAEIFYKNGKDKIVSVADANNVINMMGRPQDFEENEEQKTTQHQSKTDNNETTETKKLYRDVDDNIIGGVCSGLSKYFGINDPIWIRILFIISPFITFGTALIIYIILWIIMPEAKTKAQKLAMQGKPINLSNLEKKNSDGLVDSSNPLNILISIFGKVANAFIWFFVFLFKIIIFLIFVSIIIAIFAALVSFVVTLFAGVPIANKFFFDSSIYSTFLSVGGILVGISSLIGIILTSIHLLSKNNKPLTKKVVLPLIALFFIGMIFLFISAKESSTYFAEHRKLSQTVPLQEAQIGDTFKIDISYLEEENLNIEINSFSDLMDFINKDYNITNDVEIRILPSNNNQFYTIKEFSAYGKTEQEALKNATSIQHQTTQINNKLVIDPFFKYNTKDFKFRNQRLILKVFVPEGKIIAWNKHTEEYIDVDNLNINWNKEDIKNLSLNINTNKNDSANVVININGKTISVNAAQDSIKINGTNISTEDEEDIEDELDDFFTKQHYIFIMKDGQLVPID from the coding sequence ATGAACAAAACTTATAATATAAACTTAGCTGGACAATCATTTACGATTAATGATGATGCTTATGAATTGCTAATTGAATATTTTAATTCAATTAGAAACTACTATCAAAATGAAGATGGTAAAGATGAAATTATTCAAGATATTGAAGCACGTTTTGCAGAAATATTTTACAAAAATGGAAAAGATAAAATTGTTTCTGTTGCTGATGCCAATAATGTGATAAACATGATGGGAAGACCACAAGATTTTGAAGAAAATGAAGAACAAAAAACAACTCAACATCAATCTAAAACAGACAATAATGAGACAACAGAAACTAAAAAACTATATCGTGATGTAGATGATAATATTATTGGTGGTGTTTGTAGTGGACTGAGTAAATATTTTGGTATCAACGACCCAATTTGGATACGTATATTATTTATTATTTCTCCATTCATTACATTTGGTACAGCACTTATTATTTATATAATTCTTTGGATAATTATGCCTGAAGCAAAAACAAAGGCACAGAAATTGGCAATGCAAGGAAAACCAATCAATCTTTCCAACTTAGAAAAAAAAAATAGTGATGGTTTAGTTGATTCAAGCAATCCATTGAACATATTAATTTCAATATTTGGAAAAGTCGCAAACGCATTTATTTGGTTCTTTGTATTTTTGTTTAAGATAATTATATTCTTAATTTTTGTATCTATCATTATTGCAATATTTGCTGCGTTAGTTTCGTTTGTTGTAACACTTTTTGCTGGTGTGCCTATTGCCAATAAGTTTTTCTTCGACTCAAGTATTTACAGTACATTCTTATCAGTTGGTGGTATTTTAGTTGGTATCTCATCATTAATTGGAATTATTCTCACATCAATTCATTTGCTTTCTAAAAACAATAAACCATTGACCAAGAAAGTAGTATTGCCATTAATTGCATTATTTTTTATTGGAATGATTTTTCTATTTATTTCAGCCAAAGAATCATCAACATACTTTGCAGAACATAGAAAACTTTCACAAACAGTTCCACTGCAAGAAGCACAAATTGGCGATACATTTAAAATTGATATAAGTTATTTAGAAGAAGAAAACTTAAATATTGAAATCAATAGTTTTAGCGATTTAATGGATTTTATAAATAAAGATTATAACATAACAAATGATGTAGAAATTAGAATTTTACCAAGCAACAATAATCAGTTTTATACAATAAAAGAGTTTTCTGCCTATGGAAAAACAGAGCAAGAAGCATTAAAAAATGCAACATCAATACAACACCAAACAACACAAATAAACAACAAACTAGTCATTGATCCATTTTTTAAATACAATACAAAAGACTTTAAATTCAGAAATCAAAGATTAATTCTAAAAGTATTTGTGCCAGAAGGAAAAATCATTGCATGGAATAAACACACAGAAGAATATATCGATGTAGATAATTTAAATATTAATTGGAACAAAGAAGATATCAAAAATCTATCTTTAAATATTAATACCAACAAGAATGATTCAGCAAATGTTGTCATCAATATCAATGGTAAGACAATCAGTGTCAATGCAGCACAAGATTCAATCAAAATCAATGGTACAAACATCAGCACAGAAGATGAAGAAGATATAGAAGACGAATTAGATGATTTCTTCACCAAGCAACATTATATATTTATAATGAAAGATGGTCAGCTTGTGCCAATAGATTAG